The genomic region GATCGCGCCGGCAACCAGACCACGAAGCAGGTGACCATCATCGCCGTCAACAACGCGCCCAAGGGCTTCCTGGTCGCGCCCGTGGACGGCGCCTACGTCGCCGGCCCGCTCGCGGTCAGCGTGGACGCCTCCCAGGTCTCCTACTTCCAGGACGTGACCTGCCAGCTCGGAGACGCGCCCCTGGTCCCGACCACCACGCAGGCGAAGCTCGACGTCACGGTGGACACGCTGAGGCTCCTCGACGGCGACCTGACCGTCTCCTGCACGGCCACCGACCTGGCCGGGCTGACGACCACCGAGAAGCGGACGGTGCACGTCAGGAACTGGACCGAGGTGCTCAACCCCACCACCCTCAACCTGCGCACCGGCGGGAGCAGCGTGGTGACGCTCTACGTCGAAGGGAAGAACGTGTCCCTGCTGGTCCCGCAGCGGGCATCGCTGAAGCTCGGCGGTCCGAGCGGCGTCTCGGCCATCGTCAACGCGGTCTCGGCCTCCGTCGGCGACTACAACTCGAACGGCGTGCCCGACCTGACCGTCAAGTTCGACCGGCAGTCGCTCATCAACCTGCTCACCGCGAAGGCGGCTGCCGCCGGGACGGCGGTCCCGGCCGGGCCGGTGAAGCTCGAGGTCTACGCGGGCGGGCAGCTCATCGGCAGCGCCGTCACCAACGTGAACCGCTAGCATGACGCGCGCACGACGCCTCGCCGCAGGCTGCGCCGTCCTCCTGGGCGCCGCAGCCCTGATCCTCGCCACCCGATGGTGGCCGGGGCGCTCCGCCCCGGTGCCGCCGTCCGCGCTCCCGCCCGCGGCCGCCGCCGAGCGGCTGCGGACGGAGCAGGACTTCCCCACGCGCCGCGAGCTGGTGCGCGCCATCGCCAAGGCGCCCGACGCGGTCCCGCGCCTCGAGGCCGTGTGGCGCGGGGCTGGCGACGGCGCCGCCCGGGAGGAGGCGCTCATCCAGGTCTCGAAGGTGGGCGGGGCCGACGGGGCGCGCTTCCTCGCCGAGGTGGCCTCCACCGACCCGCGCTACGGCGCACGGGCCGCCGCCGCGCTCGGCCAGATGAAGAGCGCGAAGGCCGCGGACGAGCTCGCGCGCATCGCCGAGTCGGACGCGCCCGCGATCACCCGGGCCAACGCCGCCCAGGCGCTCGGCCGGACGGGCGATCCCGGGAGGGCGGACGAGCTCGTGAAGCTCGCGGCCGATCCCGGGCAGCCGCTCCGGGTCCGCCAGGAGTCCGCGCTCGGGCTCGCCCGCGTCGGGGGCGAGGGCCAGGCGGCGGCCCTGTCGGCCGCGCTCGAGGCGGCGGCGTCCGACGGGAGCCTGGACGGCGAGCAGCTCCGGATCCCCATGATCCAGGCGCTCGGCCACATCGGCACGCCGCAGGCCCGGGCGGCCCTGGCGGCCCACGCCCAGCGGGAGCTCTCGCGCAACGAGCGGGCGTTCCTGCTGCTCGCCCTCGGCGCGCGCTGACCGAGGCCTCGGCGTCCGCGTCCCTGTCCCGCCCGCTCGCCGCGGTCCGGGGCGGGGCCGCGCTTCTTCCCCGCCGGCCCCAGGCTCCCAAGTTCCCGAGCGATCGGGGCGTCAACGCCCGCTCACGCGCCGCCGCCCTTGCCGGCGGCGCCGGCGTGACCAAGTCAGCCGCACCTCCGACAGCGGCGCGGAGGCGGAGGCGAGACCATGGCGGCGAGCGACGTGGCGAAGATGCGGGAAGAGCTCACGCAGCTGTTCGGGCAGGTGCCGGGGTGGGTGGACGAGCTCCCGGAGTCGGCGGCGGCGGGCTTCTGGGCGACGATGCGCGACTTCCAGCTCGCCGAGACGCGCATCCCGAACAAGTACAAGGAGCTCATCGGGCTCGGGGTCTCCGGCGCGACGCGCTGCCGGTACTGCGCGCTCTTCCACACCGAGGCGGCGCGGCTGTTCGGCGCGACCGACGAGGAGATCGCCGAGGCGAGCATGATGGCGGCGCACACCATGGCCGCGAGCACCTTCTTGAACGCCCAGCAGGTGGACTACGACACCTTCCGGCGCGAGACGCTCGAGATGGTGGCCTACGCGAGGTTGCACGCCGGCGCGGCGAGCGCCACGCAGGCGACCCAGGCGACCCAGGTCGCGGGGCATGCCTGACGCGGCGGCCCTCGCGGCGCTCGAGGCGGAGGGGATCCTGGAGCGCCGCGAGGGGCGGCTGCGCACCACCCGGCGCTGGCAGGCGGCGATGGCCCGCGCCGCGCTCCGGCTGCAGCTGCAGGGCGCGCCCTGGAACGACCTCCGGCTCCCCATCGCCCTCGGGCTCGCCGAGCTCGAGGGCGACCTCCCGGACGCGGAGCTGGCCCGGCGGGCGGAGGCGCTCCTCCCGCTGGAGCGCGGGGAGCTCGGGGCGGCCTTCGGCGACCCCGGCGCCGCGCCGGGCTGACCCTCAGCCGCGCACGCCCGCCGCGACCACGCCGGGCAGGGCCGCCCAGCCGCGGGCGGCCTCGAGCGCCGCGAGGCGCGGCCCGAGCCGGCCCAGGGTGCGGTGGCTCGGGAAGTAGGGCGGCTTCACGAGCCCGCGCAGCGGCGCGCGCACCACGCACTTCTCGACGCCTTCGAGCATGCGGCTGTCGTGCACGAACCCGCGGCCGCTCTGGATGTCGTCGAGCGGCGCGCCCGGGTAGGCCCCCCAGGGCGTCGAGCCGAGCGCGAAGGAGAACCCCGGCCAGACGTTCACGGTCACGGTGCCGTAGCGGAGCCGGTCGATGGCCGCCTCGAGGGCCCGCGAGGCCTCGGGATCCGCCTCGACCGCGGGGTGGACCACCAGCCCGGCGTTGAGCGTGCCCCAGAGCCGCTCGTTGCAGAAGCGGGTGGCGGCCTCGAGGAAGCGGATCGGGTCGTCCGAGCCGAGCGGCGTCTCCGAGAGGATGGCGCAGAAGGGCTCGGTGCGGAAGGCGCGCTCGCCGCGGTCCTCGGCGTCGAGCCCGGGGATCAGCGTCCACGGGAGCGCGCCCGGGGCTCCGGGGGTGCGGCGCGCCCGGGCGCGGCCGGCCGCGAGGTGCTCGTACCGCTGCTCCGCGCCCGGGTACCAGGCCGCCCGCGCCGGCGTGGCCTCGAGGAACCCGTACACGCGATCGAGGAGCTCGTCGCGCCGGCTCCAGCCGCGCGGGGTGACGAGCAGCTTGGCCGCGTTGCAGTTGAAGGAGGCGTTGTGCGTCACCATCCCGGCGATGCTCTCGGCCTGCCACGCGAGCTCGCGATCGCTGTACGGCCCCGGCACCACGATCACCGGCGAGACGTTGCCGAGCTCGCTCGTGATCTCCTTGCGGAGGAGCGGCTCCCCGCGCGCCAGCCGATCGATCCGGTCCGGCCCGGGCGGCCCCCAGACGAGCAGGTCGTGGGTGCGGTCGGAGCCGGTGACGTGCAGCTCGTCCACCTCGGGGTGGTGCGCCAGGAACGAGCCCTCCGCCGCGCCGCCCTGCACCACCGCGAGGAAGCCGGCCCGGATCGCCTCGGCGAAGCCCTCCTGGATGAACGGCTCGAGGTAGGCGTTCACCGGGGAGAGCTTGAGGAGGCAGGCCTTGCCCTCGTTGAACATCTTCGTGACCACGTCGGTGGTCGGGATGGAGTTGATGTTCCCGGCGCCGAGGATGAGGCAGACCTTCCCCCCGTGATCCGGCGCCCGGTGGAAGCGCGCCCGCTGCTCCGGCGTGGCGCCCGGCAGCAGCCGGACCGCGGCGCGCAGGCCGGGGAAGAGCAGCCGGTCGCGCCAGGTCTCCGGGAAGACGTCCACCTCCCAGCGTCCGTCCTCGAGGCGGCGGCCCGGGCCGAGCGGGGTCGAGCCGCCGCGGGCGAGCGCCTCGAGCGACTCCTCCACCTGGCGCAGCAGCCGCAGGGTGACGAAGGGGCCGGAGATCCACTCCTCCCCCTCGAGCGGCGAGCCGGGAGGGGTGCCCTTGGCGCGGCTCGCGGCGAGGGCGCTCGGGCCGGCCACGCGCGCCATCCCCTCGCGCAGCCGCCGGGCGAGCCTCGCCTTGTCGGCCAGCGGGAGTCGGGCGAGCGCGGGGGCGCCGGCGCGGACGCGCGCGAGCGCCGCCTCGAGGGCGGCGGTGGACGGGGCGGCGGGGTCGGGCGCGGCGGTCATCGTGCACCATGCGCTAACACGGCGGCCCCCCGGCCGCCACGCTGCCCGGAGTCAGTCTGGAGTCCCCCGCCCGCCCGCGCGGCGGACCTACGCCGCCCGGAGGGTGGCGAGCGTCACCTCGGGGGCGGCGTTCACCCGCACCCGGACCGCGGCGTTGCCCACGCCGCGGTTCACGTAGAGCTGCACCGGGCCGACGTGGAACAGGCCGCGGTCGTAGGGCTCGTGCGCGAGCGCGCTCAGGAGCACCCGGGTCACGCCGGGGATGTTGATCTGCCCGCCGTGCGTGTGACCCGAGAGGCAGAGCAGCGGCTCCCCGGAGAGCTTGAGCAGGTCGGCCGTCTTCGGGCCGTGCGCCAGCACGATCCGCGAGCCGCCCCGGCGCGCTCCGCGCAGGGCGGCGAAGGGGCGGGCGTTCCCGGTGAAGAGGTCGCCGACGCCGACCACCGTGAACGGCTCGCCGCGGAGGGTGAGGGTGGTGTTCTCGTTCTCGAGGACGTCGTAGCCGAGCCGCACCAGCGAGCGCGCCACCGCGCGCGGATCGGTCCAGTAGTCGTGGTTCCCGAGCACGGCGACGGTGGGCGCCTCGAGCCCGGCGAGCGCCTCGCGCACCTCGCCGGCCTCGCGCCGCTGGTTGCAGACGTAGTCGCCGGTCAGGACCACGAGGTCGGGCCGGAAGGCGTTGGCGGCCTCGATGGCGGCGCGGATGCGCTCGGGCGGCGTGCGCGGGCCGACGTGGAGGTCGGAGAGCTGCGCCACCCGCAGCCCGTCGTGCGCCGGGTGGAGGCCGGCCACGGTGAAGGTGCGCCGCTCGCCCTGGAGCGGCGGGTCCTCGCCGGCGCGGGTGGCGGCCTCCGCCAGCCCGGGCAGGGCGGCGCCCGCCGCGACGGTGGCGGCGAGCCCCTTCAGGAATGCGCGGCGATCGAGAGCCATCTGGACGAGTGAGAACCTGCGGCGCGCGGGAAGGATTCCGGCCCTCGCCCGCCCGGCATCCGGGGTGGTGCGGAGGGGGGACCGCCAGTGTCGCAGAGGAGCCGGGTCCTGCCAAGGAGGGCTCCGGCGCGCCGGGGCCGCCGGCGGGCGCCTTCGCTAGCGGCCGCCGAGCAGCGAGGCCGCCGTGACGCCGAGCGCCTTGGCCATCTTCTCGATGGTCTCGAGCGGCGGCGAGCGCTGGCCGCGCTCCAGCATCGAGACGTACGAGACCGAGATCCCGATCTTGTCGGCGAGGGCCTTCTGCGAAAACTTCTTCTTGGCGCGCAGGCGGCGAACGTTACCGGCGAAACGCGTGAGCAGGTCCATGCAGTCGAGCCATCTAGCCGCCGCCCCGCCGCGCGCCGCGTCCTTTTAGGGGCTGGCGGTGGGTGAACGGTGACCCTAAGTGACGGAGCACACCCCGGACTCCCCGGTGTCGAAAGGAGCAACATGGCCAACAAGCCCGTCTACAAGCTGGAGGTCGGCGACGAGGCGCCCGACTTCGAGCTCCCAGCCACCGGCGACACCGCCGGTAAAGGAGGGGCCAAGAAGCCGGTCCGGCTCTCGGACTACCGCGGCAAGAAGAACGTGGTCCTGGCGTTCATCCCGGCCGCGTTCACGCCCGTCTGAAGCGTGCAGATGCCCTCGTACGAGGAGGATCTCTCCGAGTTCGAGCGGCGTGACGCCCAGGTCCTGGGCATCAGCACGGATCAGGTCCACAGCAGCGAGGCGTGGGCGAAATCGCTCGGCAGCTTCTCCTATCCCATGCTCTCGGATCACTGGCCGCACGGCGCGGTCAGCATGAAGTACGGCGTGCTCCGGGGGGACAGCGGGCTCTGCGAGCGGGCCATCTTCGTCGTCGATAAGAAGGGGAAGATCGCCTACATCGACATCCACGACATCTCCGAGCAGCCGCCCACCGACAAGATCATGGCGGCGCTCGACAAGCTGAAGTAGCGCCGCACCGGCGCCGGAGGGGACATGCCGAACGAGGACAAGCCGCTGGAGCTGTCGCGCTACTGCGTCCCCTATACGCCGCTCCGCACCCGGCTCGAGGAGGCGAGCGTCTGCATCGTCTCCACGGCCGGCGTGCGGATGCGGTCCGACCCGCCGTTCGACGTCGAGGGCGACGCGACCTACCGGGTGATCGACGGGCAGGCCAGCGCCGCCGACCTCGCCTACGACGACGCGCACTACGACCACGCCTGCGCCGACCAGGACCTCAACTGCATCTTCCCCATCGACCGGCTGCGGGCGCTCTGCGCCGAGAAGCGGATCGGCGGGCTCACCGACCGCCACTTCTCGCTCGGCTTCTCCACCGCCCTGCGCGAGCTGCGCGAGACCACCATCCCCCGGCTCGTCCGCGAGGTGGACCGGGCCCGGCCCGACGCCGTGCTCCTCACCGGCGGCTGACGCCTCTGCCACCGCACGGTGGTCACCGTGCAGCGCGTGATCGAGATGATCGGCATCCCGACGGTGCTCATCACCGTCGAGCCGGAGGAGAGCCGGCAGGCGCGCCCGCCGCGGGCGCTCTACCCGAAGGGCTTCGTGCCCGGCCACTCGCTCGGCAAGCCGAACGACCCGGCCCTGCAGCAGTGGATCCTCTCCGACGCGCTGGCGCTCCTCACCGCCGAGCCCAGGCCGGGAGAGGTCATCGAGAAGGACTACGGGGCGCCGTGAAGCGTTCCCTCCCCGCGCGCGGGGGAGGGCGAGGGAGGGGGAGCCCCGCGGCGCGCCGCTCACGGCCCGCCGTAGCTCGTGAGCCCGCCCGGCGTGACCTTGCCGGTCTTGTCCTTCGTCGCGAGGTGGCTGAACCAGACCACGCGCGGCTTCGACCAGCGGTCGATCTGCACGCTGCGCACCGGCTGCGCCAGGATGGGCGAGAGCCCCGCCGGCGTGCCGGTCCAGGCGCCGTTCTTCAGGCGGCCGATGCCGCCCCAGGCGAACCCCACCCAGAGCGAGCCGTCGGAGTCGTCGCAGCCGAGCCCGCCCACGCTGTTCCCGAGCCCGCCCGGCAGGTCGAGGTAGGTCGCCGTCCCGTCCGGCGCCCGCCGCACGAGGCCGTGGATCGAGGAGCCCTGCCAGAGGGTGCCGTCGGCGAAGAAGCACATCGCGCTCGTCGCGTCCATGGCGGCCGGGTCGATGGCGTCGAGGGTCCCGTCCGGCCAGACGTCCCAGTACGAGAGCTGCTGGTTGGTCCCGTTGTAGGCGGGCCACATCGGCTGCCACCAGCCGCCGTTCGGCATGGCGCCGTACCCGGCCTTGGAGGCGGTGCGGTAGCCGTTCGAGGCCCAGGGATCGCCGGTGGTCGGGTCGATGGCGATGGCCCACGCCTCGCCGGTGAGGAAGAGCCCGGAGTTGGAGGCGATGGCCGGGTGGTCGTGCTCCCAGACGCCCATCGAGTCGGGCCACTGGTTCGCCGGATCGCGCCAGCCGCGCAAGGCCGCGTTGGCGAGGAGCACGGAGAAGGTGGCGTGGGTCCCGCCCATCCAGACGTCGCCGTACTGCGGCGTGCCCTTGAGGTGGTTCACCACCACCCGGTAGACCTGCCGCAGCTTCCGCCGCCCCTCGGTCCAGGTGAAGTCCCAGGTCGGGCAGGGGTTGGGCGTGCCCGGGCCGTAGCCGCGCGTCTCGCAGACCGTGCCCGGCGGCGAGGCGATGAGCACGTGGCGCGTGCGCGTGACGCTCGCGCCGTCGAAGGCGACGAGGTCCACGCCGCCGGAGTCGAGGCACCAGGTGAGGTCGGCGTCCCCGTCGGTGCCGCGCCCCTGGTAGCCGACCGCCGCCTGTCCCGCCGCCGCGCCGGCCACCGAGATCACCGGGCAGAGCGCGTCGGGCTGCGAGGTCGGGATCGCGTTCGGGCAGTCGAGCGGGTTCGTCGGGTCGAGGGTGGTCGAGCAGCTCTTGGTGAGCCCGGCGGCGTCGGGATCGACGCGGTGGAAGTAGGGCTCGCCGGGCCGCTTCACGTAGAGCGCGTCGTAGCCCGCCACGTAGACGTTCCCCCCCTCGTCGGCGGACGCGTCGTGG from Anaeromyxobacter paludicola harbors:
- a CDS encoding HEAT repeat domain-containing protein, with translation MTRARRLAAGCAVLLGAAALILATRWWPGRSAPVPPSALPPAAAAERLRTEQDFPTRRELVRAIAKAPDAVPRLEAVWRGAGDGAAREEALIQVSKVGGADGARFLAEVASTDPRYGARAAAALGQMKSAKAADELARIAESDAPAITRANAAQALGRTGDPGRADELVKLAADPGQPLRVRQESALGLARVGGEGQAAALSAALEAAASDGSLDGEQLRIPMIQALGHIGTPQARAALAAHAQRELSRNERAFLLLALGAR
- a CDS encoding carboxymuconolactone decarboxylase family protein, with amino-acid sequence MAASDVAKMREELTQLFGQVPGWVDELPESAAAGFWATMRDFQLAETRIPNKYKELIGLGVSGATRCRYCALFHTEAARLFGATDEEIAEASMMAAHTMAASTFLNAQQVDYDTFRRETLEMVAYARLHAGAASATQATQATQVAGHA
- a CDS encoding aldehyde dehydrogenase family protein translates to MTAAPDPAAPSTAALEAALARVRAGAPALARLPLADKARLARRLREGMARVAGPSALAASRAKGTPPGSPLEGEEWISGPFVTLRLLRQVEESLEALARGGSTPLGPGRRLEDGRWEVDVFPETWRDRLLFPGLRAAVRLLPGATPEQRARFHRAPDHGGKVCLILGAGNINSIPTTDVVTKMFNEGKACLLKLSPVNAYLEPFIQEGFAEAIRAGFLAVVQGGAAEGSFLAHHPEVDELHVTGSDRTHDLLVWGPPGPDRIDRLARGEPLLRKEITSELGNVSPVIVVPGPYSDRELAWQAESIAGMVTHNASFNCNAAKLLVTPRGWSRRDELLDRVYGFLEATPARAAWYPGAEQRYEHLAAGRARARRTPGAPGALPWTLIPGLDAEDRGERAFRTEPFCAILSETPLGSDDPIRFLEAATRFCNERLWGTLNAGLVVHPAVEADPEASRALEAAIDRLRYGTVTVNVWPGFSFALGSTPWGAYPGAPLDDIQSGRGFVHDSRMLEGVEKCVVRAPLRGLVKPPYFPSHRTLGRLGPRLAALEAARGWAALPGVVAAGVRG
- a CDS encoding metallophosphoesterase produces the protein MALDRRAFLKGLAATVAAGAALPGLAEAATRAGEDPPLQGERRTFTVAGLHPAHDGLRVAQLSDLHVGPRTPPERIRAAIEAANAFRPDLVVLTGDYVCNQRREAGEVREALAGLEAPTVAVLGNHDYWTDPRAVARSLVRLGYDVLENENTTLTLRGEPFTVVGVGDLFTGNARPFAALRGARRGGSRIVLAHGPKTADLLKLSGEPLLCLSGHTHGGQINIPGVTRVLLSALAHEPYDRGLFHVGPVQLYVNRGVGNAAVRVRVNAAPEVTLATLRAA
- a CDS encoding helix-turn-helix domain-containing protein; the protein is MDLLTRFAGNVRRLRAKKKFSQKALADKIGISVSYVSMLERGQRSPPLETIEKMAKALGVTAASLLGGR
- a CDS encoding peroxiredoxin gives rise to the protein MANKPVYKLEVGDEAPDFELPATGDTAGKGGAKKPVRLSDYRGKKNVVLAFIPAAFTPVUSVQMPSYEEDLSEFERRDAQVLGISTDQVHSSEAWAKSLGSFSYPMLSDHWPHGAVSMKYGVLRGDSGLCERAIFVVDKKGKIAYIDIHDISEQPPTDKIMAALDKLK
- a CDS encoding glycine/sarcosine/betaine reductase selenoprotein B family protein, with translation MPNEDKPLELSRYCVPYTPLRTRLEEASVCIVSTAGVRMRSDPPFDVEGDATYRVIDGQASAADLAYDDAHYDHACADQDLNCIFPIDRLRALCAEKRIGGLTDRHFSLGFSTALRELRETTIPRLVREVDRARPDAVLLTGGURLCHRTVVTVQRVIEMIGIPTVLITVEPEESRQARPPRALYPKGFVPGHSLGKPNDPALQQWILSDALALLTAEPRPGEVIEKDYGAP